The Phycisphaerales bacterium AB-hyl4 DNA window CGTGTTGGCTTGGTGGTGGTTTTGGTGTTCATGATTGCGTTCCTTCCTTGCCGCCGAGGAAGGTGCGGAGGCTGGCGAGGTTGGATTGGAGCGTGTCGATAGCGTGCTGCCTGCCGTCGCGGATGAGGTAGTAAAGGGCGACCGCGGCGAGGATGGCGATGACGACGGGGTACTTCATGGGCAGGCCGAGGAAGTCGGCACGCATTGCGTTGGGCATCGCGCCGACGGCGTCGGCGAGGATGAAGACGAAGATGGTCGCGAGCGGGATGGCGGCGACGGCGACGCGGCCCCAGAGGGTGACGAGCAGGGCGGCGGCGAGGAGCCAGTAGGGCAGATCGAAGCGGACGTCGGCGGGCCAGCGCATCGCGTCGGGGATGATGCCCTTGCGGTCGAGCAGGAAGACGGTGAAGACGAGCAGCATTGCGATGAGTACGCGGTAGGCGTTTCGGCCAGCGGCGATTTCTTTTTCCAGCTTATCCCACAGGCCGACGAGTCCGTTGGGGAAGAGCAACACGACGGCGAGGAACATCGCGCCCTGGATGAAGGGCCAGGCCTGCGGGAGGTCGGAGGTCATCATGGAGTAGGTGAGGCCGACGACCATTGCGCCGAAGACGGCGCCCCAGAGTCGTCCGCGTCCGCCGAGGGCGACCCAGACGATCATCCAGATGGAGTCTTCGACGCGCATGAGGTTGGGTGTGATGATGCCGTTTTGCGGGACGTAGAGCATGCCGCCGACGCCTGCGAGGACAGCGGCGATGATGAAGACGAAGAGCTTGAACCACTCGGGTCGATAGCCTGCGAAGCGAAGGCGTGACTCGTTGTCGCGGGTGGCGATGAGGATACGGCCGAGGCGTGATCGGGTGAGCGATCGGCAGCCGAGGAAGGCGACGATGATGGTGCCAGCGGTGAGCAGGTAGAGGCCGAGCACCCAGACTTGTGATTGGTTGAGGCTGCGATTGAAGTTGGTCAGGCCGTTGCTTCCGCCGAGCAGCAGTTCGTTGCGGGCGAATGTGAGGGCGGCAGCCCACGCGAGGGCCTGTGTGATGATGGCGAAGTAAACGCCGCGCACGCGTGAGCGGAAGATGAAGAAGCCGAACACGCCGGCGATGGTGGCGGGGATGAGCATGCCGGCGGCGATGGCGAAGGGTAATGAAGCGAACGGCTCCCAGAACAGGGGCAGCTCGCGGACGTTGGAGAAGTGGAAGAACTGGGGGATGTTGTTGTACTCGGGGCGAACGTCGCCGCCGCCTTCGGGCAGTGAGAGGTGCATGCCGATGGCATATCCGCCGAGGCAGAAGAAGAAGGCCTGGCAGAGCGAGAGGACGCCGGTGTAGCCCCAGATGAGGTCGATGCCGAGTGCGACGAGGACGAAGCACATGTATCGGCCGATGCGGTTCATGTTGTGCGTGTCGATCAGGCCCATGAGGTTGAGCGCGGGCAGGGCGATGATGACGACGCCGGTGAGAAAGAGCAGGGCGGTAAGGCGGAATCGGCGGACGGCGGGGTCGACTTCGGGTTGGATGAGTTCGCCTTCGCTGTTGGTCGATGCGCGTAGGGGCCTGGTCGGCTTGGTGACTTGAGCAGGCTGGTGGGCCGGCGGTGTGATTGTGGTGGTGGTTGATTCAGGCATCGAGGGCAGCCCTTCCTTTGGCGGCGAAGAGGCCGGAGGGCCGCCATTGCAGGAACATGATGACGATCAGCAGGACGATGACCTTGGCGTAGACCGCGTTGGTGAATGGTTCGATGTACTTGTTGAGCAGTCCGAGGCCGAGGCCTGCGCTGACGGCGCCGAAGAGGTTGCCGACGCCGCCGGAGACGACGACGAGGAAGCTGTCGACGATGTAGCGTTGGCCCATCTGGGGTGTGAGGTTGTCCATGAAGACGACGCCGCAGCCTGCGAGGCCGGCGAGGCCCGTGCCGAGCGCGAAGGTCAGGCCGTCGACACGTCGAGTGGACACGCCGAGCGATGCGGCCATCATGCGATCCTGCACGGTTGCGCGAAGGAGCAGGCCCATCTTCGTGCGTTGGATGACCAGCCAGGTGACGAGCACGCAGAGGCCGGCGAAGATGAAGACGAACAGGCGGTTGTAGGCGAGGTTGAGGTCGTGAACGACTTCCCAGTTACCGTGCAGCCAGGAGGGCGAGAGGATGCGGTTGGTATCGCCGAACCAGACGCGCGCGGATTGCATGAGGATGAGTCCGATGCCCCATGTGGCGAGGAGCGTTTCGAGCGGTCGGCCGTAGAGATGGCGGATGACGAGCTTTTCGCACAGCAGGCCAACCGTGCCGGCGACGAGGAAGGCGGCGGGGATGGCGACGACGAGGTAGTAATCGAAGACGGCCGGGGGGAGGTAGGCGCGGAAGAGGTTGGCGACGACGAAGGTGGTGAACGCGCCGATCATCATGAACTCGCCGTGGGCCATGTTGATGACGCCCATGAGTCCGAAGATGATCGCCAGGCCGAGTGCCATGAGGATGAGGATGCTGCCGATGGAGAGGCCTTCGAGCGTGTAGCGGACCCAGCGGAGGCGTTGGGCACGGCTGTTGACGCGGTCGAGGGCGGTGGTGGCGACGGCGAGCAGTTGGTCGTCGTCGGCTTCGGTTGCACGTTCGATGGCGGCGGCGAGGCTGCGAGCGCCGCGGACGCCGCCAATCTCGCCGAGCTGTTGCGCTGCGGCGAGTTGGGTGTCGCGGTCGCCGGTGTCGAGTTCGATGCGGGCGATCGATTCGCGCAGGTAAGTGCGGAACTGTCGCGTGGGCTCTTCGTCGAGCTGGACCTTCAGCTGTGCGAGCAGGGCGTCGTCGGCGCGATCGCCTGCGCGGACGATTGCGCGACGTCGGCGCTCGGGGTCGGGGTGTCGCAATGAAAGGGCGGAGATCAGCTCGCCGAGCATGCGGCGGTCGGGGCGGGCGGCGCGGAGCATTTCGCCGACGTCGCCGAGGCTGTCCGCGTAGAGCGGTTGGTCGTTGTCGTCGCGGAGGGGTTGCTCGTTGAATGCGTCGAGGATGGGGTAGACCTCGCCGCGGTTGTCGACTTCGGTGCGTGAGCCGTAGATGACGAGGGTGTCGTCGTCGCGGATGGCGAGCAGGCCTGCGCGGAAGGCTTCGAGCGCGGGGACGAGTCGGCCGTCGCCCTGGCGTGCGAGTTGCGTGAAGCGGTCGGCACGCTCGCTGCGGTCGGTTTCGGTGACGGCGGTACGCAGCAGGTCGCGCAGCTCGGCGGGCACACGGTCGATGTCGTCGGCAAGTTCGTCGAGTGGTGCGGCGTCAGCGCCGATGTCTTCGGCGTCGAGCGTTTGCGCCTGAACGGGCGCGGGCATGGCGAGGAGTGTGATCGCCATGACTATCATCCACCACCCGAGCGAGGCGGTGGGTTGAGTCCGCCGGGCTCTTGAATGAAGCGTCATGTTGATAACCATTGGTTGTGGTTGCGGGAGGTCAGTGATTTTTGAAACGGTTGGTTCCGGGAGACCCACGGATGTAATCCGTGGGCTTCGATTTTCGTTTTCGTTTTTCGATGTTTGATGTTTGATGTTGAGGGTGAAAATGCGGTGGGGATTGGATGCCGTGTGTTTGAGTCATTGATCGATTGACTCGAACGACACGGCATCCATCCCGCCGCGCTGCTCCCTTTTGCCCGCAAGGTCCCAGAGAGCCCCTCGGAACAGATTCCCCCGGAGGTTGCGTGGTTTATTCGTCCTGCAGGTAGCTGCTGAAGGACTCGGGCTCGACGAGGCCGTCGGATTCCCAGATGATTTCGAACTGGCCGTCGGCGAGGATTTCACCGATGTAGACCGGCTTCCAGGTGTGCATGTTTTCGGCGTGCATTTTCTTCGGGCCGCCTGGGGCGTCGAATTCCATGCCGAGCACGGCTTCGCGGACGGCGTCGACGTCGGTCGTGCCGGCGGCTTCGACGGCGGCGGCGTAGACCTTCAGGCCGAAGTACGTGCCTTCCATCGGGTCGTTGACGACACGGCTGCTGCCGCCGGGCAGGTTGTTGGCCTGGGCGTAGTCGCGGAACTTCTGGACGAACTCTTCGTTCTCGGGCGTGTCGACGGACTGGAAGTAGTTCCACGCGGCGAGGTGGCCGACGAGGGATTCGGCTTCCATGGCGCGGAGCTCTTCTTCGGAGACGGAGAAGGCCATGATGGGCACTTCAAAGGGGTCGAGGCCCTGGTTGGCGAACTCGCGATAGAACGGGACGTTGGAGTCGCCGTTGATGGTGGAGAGCACGGCGGTGTTGCCGTCGCGGGCGAGTTCGCGGATTCGGCCGACGATGGACTGGTAGTCGGCGTGGCCGAAGGGGGTGTACTCTTCGCGGATGTTTTCTTCCGGCACGCCTTCGGAGATCAGGTAAGCGCGGAGGATGGCGTTGGCGGTGCGGGGGAAGACGTAGTCCGTGCCGAGGAGGTAGAACTTTTCGAAGCCGCCGCCGTCTTCGCTCATGAGGTAAGCAGCGCCGGGGATCAGCTGCTGGATGGGCGTTGCGCCGGTGTAGAAGATGTTGGGGCTTTGCTCTTCACCTTCGTACTGGACGGGGTAGAACAGCAGTCCGTTGTGCTGTTCGAAGACGGGGAGGACAGCCTTTCGGCTGACGGAGGTCCAGCAGCCGAACACGACGTCGACCTCGTGGTCGAGCAGCAGTTCGCGGGCGCTCTCGGCGAAGAGGTCCCAGTCGGAGGCGGGGTCGATGACCACGGCTTCGAGCTGTCGGCCGAGCACGCCGCCCTCGGCGTTGATTTCGTCGATGGTCATCAGCGCGACGTCGCGGAGCGAGGTTTCGCTGATGGCCATGGTGCCGGTGAGTGAGTGGAGGATGCCGACCTTGATGGGCTCTTCGTCGGCGCGTGCGGGTGAGGCAGCGGCGGTGACGAGGAGCATCGTGGCGGCGATGAGTGTGAGTGTTGTGGTTCGGAATGTTTTGAGCATGTCAGTCATTTGCCTCTTCCTTTCGGATGGAACGGTTCGCGAGTGCGTTTGGGCGTTTTGATAAAGCGGCCGTGCGGGTCGGTGTTGACGCCGACCCGCACGGCGCTGTGGTGTGGTTGGCTTAGAAGTCGAGATAGAGTCCGACGAGTCCGGTGAGGAAATCGGATCGTGGGTTGCCGATGGCGTCGGCGTCGGTCCAGTAGTAGGTGAGGTTTGCGCCGAGGCTCCAGCTGCCGTAGTCGGCGGGGATGAAGGTCAGGGGCATGCCGGCGGAGACGCCGAGGGCGGCGTATCCGAAGCCGTTGTCTGCGTAGAA harbors:
- the urtC gene encoding urea ABC transporter permease subunit UrtC; the encoded protein is MPESTTTTITPPAHQPAQVTKPTRPLRASTNSEGELIQPEVDPAVRRFRLTALLFLTGVVIIALPALNLMGLIDTHNMNRIGRYMCFVLVALGIDLIWGYTGVLSLCQAFFFCLGGYAIGMHLSLPEGGGDVRPEYNNIPQFFHFSNVRELPLFWEPFASLPFAIAAGMLIPATIAGVFGFFIFRSRVRGVYFAIITQALAWAAALTFARNELLLGGSNGLTNFNRSLNQSQVWVLGLYLLTAGTIIVAFLGCRSLTRSRLGRILIATRDNESRLRFAGYRPEWFKLFVFIIAAVLAGVGGMLYVPQNGIITPNLMRVEDSIWMIVWVALGGRGRLWGAVFGAMVVGLTYSMMTSDLPQAWPFIQGAMFLAVVLLFPNGLVGLWDKLEKEIAAGRNAYRVLIAMLLVFTVFLLDRKGIIPDAMRWPADVRFDLPYWLLAAALLVTLWGRVAVAAIPLATIFVFILADAVGAMPNAMRADFLGLPMKYPVVIAILAAVALYYLIRDGRQHAIDTLQSNLASLRTFLGGKEGTQS
- the urtB gene encoding urea ABC transporter permease subunit UrtB, producing the protein MAITLLAMPAPVQAQTLDAEDIGADAAPLDELADDIDRVPAELRDLLRTAVTETDRSERADRFTQLARQGDGRLVPALEAFRAGLLAIRDDDTLVIYGSRTEVDNRGEVYPILDAFNEQPLRDDNDQPLYADSLGDVGEMLRAARPDRRMLGELISALSLRHPDPERRRRAIVRAGDRADDALLAQLKVQLDEEPTRQFRTYLRESIARIELDTGDRDTQLAAAQQLGEIGGVRGARSLAAAIERATEADDDQLLAVATTALDRVNSRAQRLRWVRYTLEGLSIGSILILMALGLAIIFGLMGVINMAHGEFMMIGAFTTFVVANLFRAYLPPAVFDYYLVVAIPAAFLVAGTVGLLCEKLVIRHLYGRPLETLLATWGIGLILMQSARVWFGDTNRILSPSWLHGNWEVVHDLNLAYNRLFVFIFAGLCVLVTWLVIQRTKMGLLLRATVQDRMMAASLGVSTRRVDGLTFALGTGLAGLAGCGVVFMDNLTPQMGQRYIVDSFLVVVSGGVGNLFGAVSAGLGLGLLNKYIEPFTNAVYAKVIVLLIVIMFLQWRPSGLFAAKGRAALDA
- the urtA gene encoding urea ABC transporter substrate-binding protein, with the translated sequence MLLVTAAASPARADEEPIKVGILHSLTGTMAISETSLRDVALMTIDEINAEGGVLGRQLEAVVIDPASDWDLFAESARELLLDHEVDVVFGCWTSVSRKAVLPVFEQHNGLLFYPVQYEGEEQSPNIFYTGATPIQQLIPGAAYLMSEDGGGFEKFYLLGTDYVFPRTANAILRAYLISEGVPEENIREEYTPFGHADYQSIVGRIRELARDGNTAVLSTINGDSNVPFYREFANQGLDPFEVPIMAFSVSEEELRAMEAESLVGHLAAWNYFQSVDTPENEEFVQKFRDYAQANNLPGGSSRVVNDPMEGTYFGLKVYAAAVEAAGTTDVDAVREAVLGMEFDAPGGPKKMHAENMHTWKPVYIGEILADGQFEIIWESDGLVEPESFSSYLQDE